From Acetomicrobium sp. S15 = DSM 107314:
TTGGGGCCGGTGCGCGATGGAGGAGTCATCGTAGCCAGGACGAGCCCAGGCTGTTGGGGGCCCATGATAACCCCGGATTATCCGAGCGGGCACGAGGTCACCAAGCCCATTGCGGTAGATGGGGCAGAAGTGGGAGACGCAATTGCCGTTAGGGTGCGCCGAGTGAGAGTGCTTTCTTTGGCTACCACTTCCGGGACCGATCTGCCCCAAGAGGGGCACTTCGTCGGGGACCCCTTCGTTGCGAAGCGCTGTCCTAACTGTGGCACGATGAACCCGAAGACGTATGTCGACGGAGTAGGTGAAGGGTCCATAAAATGCGCCAATTGTCATTCTTCGGTCCAACCGTTCCGCTTAGAGAGCACATATACGGTCCTCATGGATGTCGATAGGACTTTGGCTGTTACTGTCCCTCCGGAAGTGGCCGGCGAGATCGCCAAGGAGGCTTCGTCCTTCAGCTTCTTGCCGCCGAGCTCAAAGCAATATTCGGCAAATTTAATGGCCCGCGGCGAAATTGCCGGCATCGCCATCCCTTTAAAGCCGATGGTGGGAAATTTGGGCACATGCCCGGCTGTCCCGATTCCGTCATCGCATAACGCCGGAGACTTCGGCGCTTTTCTGGTGGGCGCTCCTCACGAATACGCATTGACGGAGGAACAGCTTGAGATGCGCACCGATGGCCACATGGACATAAACGAGGTAGTCGAGGGGTCCATCGTCATTTGCCCCGTCAAAGCGGAAGGCGGAGGGATATACGTTGGCGATGTGCACGCAATGATGGGGGATGGCGAAATAGCAGGTCATACGGCTGACGTGTCTGCGGAGGTGGTTTTAGAGGTCTCTCTCTTAAAGGGATTAAAACTCGAAGGGCCTATGATTTTGCCCCGCCCCGAGGACCTCCCTCAGATAGCGCGCCTTCGCACGCCTGAAGAAATAGAAAAGGCCAAAAAGATCGCAGCCTTTTGGGGATTCCAACTTTTGGAGGAGAGCTTGCCCATACAGATGGTCGGCACCGGCAAAGACTTGAACGCAGCCGTCGAATGCGCTCTTTCGCGCATCTCCAAGCTTTTCGATATGCCGCTGCCCGAGGTGAGGAACCGCTGCACCATAACCGGGGAGGCAAGCATAGGCAGGCTCCCTGGAGTGGTGAATGTTACGATGCTCGTGCCGCGTCACAATCTTGAAAGCCACGGCCTTTGGAACCTCGTGCGCTCCCACTATCTGTCATTGTGACCGGTAGCGTTAAAAACTTGCTCGTCACAGGATCGCCAGGCGTAGGCAAGACTACGCTCATTTTGAGGGCGATCGAGCAGGTCGGAGAGAAATGTTGCGGTTTTTATACGGCGGAGATCAGAGACAGAGGAATGCGCGTTGGCTTTGAGGCCGTGGCGCTCGATGGCACCAGGCGGTTGTTCTCGCATGTCGGCATTAAGAGCCCTTACAGGGTTGGCAAATACGGTGTCGATGTGGCGGGGTTCGACGAGTTCCTCGAGGGCATTCCGTTTTTCGACCCTCAAAATTTTCTGGTGCTCATAGACGAGATAGGCAAGATGGAATGCCTCTCGGCCAAGTTCAGGAGATTGGCGGTTGCGCTGCTGGACGTCCCTGTGCCGTTTCTCGGCACGGTTGCCCTTCGGGGCGATGCGTTTATAGAGAAGATAAAGGCGAGGCCAGATGTGCGGCTGTTTCTCGTGACGAAGGAAAACAGGGACGACCTCGCTTTTGAGATCGCCGAGACTGTAAAAAACCTTGGGCCGCATGTCTGACATGAGCCTTTGTAGTTGCTTAAACTGCGTCATCGGCTGAGCTGTGCGCATCAATTAGCTTGATTATCTATTATATTGCTGTGGAGTTGCAATGATTTTATAGTAGCTTTGTTGGATTTGAAAGGTGGCGAACCTGGTTGATCGAAGCGCGCTCCGCATTTGGGTCTGATTTTTCTCGAGATGGCGGGAAGCTACACTGGTATGGAGTGAACCTGGAGGATCTTGCCCGAAGGTATGGCACTCCTCTTTATGTCTATGCCTCTGACGAAGTGCGCCGCAGAATAAAACTTTTAAAAAATGCGCTCGGAGTGATCCCTCGCTTTCATCTCATGTACGCCGTGAAGGCCAACAACAACGTGGAGATCTTAAAGCTCATCGCAAGCGAAGGCGTCCGCTTCGACTGTGCCAACCTGAACGAGGCCGCTCTGGCCATGAAGGTCGGCGCTCCTTACATGATCTCCGGCATCTTCTACACAAAGGAGGAGCTTGAGACGGCGTTGAGGCTCGGAGCTACAGTCAATCTCGACGACCCAGCAGCGTGGGATCTCGTCAAAGGGCTTTTGAGCGAGGGCGTTCCCCGCCCGAAGAGGTTATTCATTCGACTCAACCCGGGTTGGGGGAGAGGAGCCTTTTCCCTGATCCTCGGCGGGGAGGGGTCGAAGTTCGGCATGAAGCCCGATGACGCGAGGATTGTGGCGCGGGAGATCGGCGATATGGGCATAGAGTTCGGGGTGCATGCCATGGTAGGTTCCGGCATATTCGATCCCTCTCACTTCGTTCGTCTGGCATCGTTTTTGCTCGATTTCGCCCTTGACGTAGGGGCGGCGGCCATAGACTTCGGCGGCGGCTTCGGCGTCCCATACAAACCCGACGAGACCGAGCTCGACGTAAGGGCGATCGGAGATGGGATAGCCTCTTTGCCCAACATAGAAAAAGTGGAGGTCTACGCTGAGCCCGGGCGGTACATCCTTGCGAGCGCTGGTGTGCTGCTGTGTAAAATTTGCTCGATAAAGCGAACCAACCCTCCCATTGTCGGGTTGGACGGGGGCATGAACGTTCTTATGCGTCCGGCCCTGTATAAGGCGTATCACGAGATCGTTAATGTCACACGTCCCATGAGCGATCTGATTCCAACCACGATAGTGGGGAGGATTTGCGAAA
This genomic window contains:
- a CDS encoding acetamidase/formamidase family protein, which encodes MAKQVVHADEMSWVLNPGEPFLGPVRDGGVIVARTSPGCWGPMITPDYPSGHEVTKPIAVDGAEVGDAIAVRVRRVRVLSLATTSGTDLPQEGHFVGDPFVAKRCPNCGTMNPKTYVDGVGEGSIKCANCHSSVQPFRLESTYTVLMDVDRTLAVTVPPEVAGEIAKEASSFSFLPPSSKQYSANLMARGEIAGIAIPLKPMVGNLGTCPAVPIPSSHNAGDFGAFLVGAPHEYALTEEQLEMRTDGHMDINEVVEGSIVICPVKAEGGGIYVGDVHAMMGDGEIAGHTADVSAEVVLEVSLLKGLKLEGPMILPRPEDLPQIARLRTPEEIEKAKKIAAFWGFQLLEESLPIQMVGTGKDLNAAVECALSRISKLFDMPLPEVRNRCTITGEASIGRLPGVVNVTMLVPRHNLESHGLWNLVRSHYLSL
- a CDS encoding nucleoside-triphosphatase, yielding MEPRALPLSVIVTGSVKNLLVTGSPGVGKTTLILRAIEQVGEKCCGFYTAEIRDRGMRVGFEAVALDGTRRLFSHVGIKSPYRVGKYGVDVAGFDEFLEGIPFFDPQNFLVLIDEIGKMECLSAKFRRLAVALLDVPVPFLGTVALRGDAFIEKIKARPDVRLFLVTKENRDDLAFEIAETVKNLGPHV
- the lysA gene encoding diaminopimelate decarboxylase yields the protein MIEARSAFGSDFSRDGGKLHWYGVNLEDLARRYGTPLYVYASDEVRRRIKLLKNALGVIPRFHLMYAVKANNNVEILKLIASEGVRFDCANLNEAALAMKVGAPYMISGIFYTKEELETALRLGATVNLDDPAAWDLVKGLLSEGVPRPKRLFIRLNPGWGRGAFSLILGGEGSKFGMKPDDARIVAREIGDMGIEFGVHAMVGSGIFDPSHFVRLASFLLDFALDVGAAAIDFGGGFGVPYKPDETELDVRAIGDGIASLPNIEKVEVYAEPGRYILASAGVLLCKICSIKRTNPPIVGLDGGMNVLMRPALYKAYHEIVNVTRPMSDLIPTTIVGRICESTDEFGRDRPFPSASKAGDIVAILHAGAYGYVMSSNYNSTAKPAEVLIKEGSVRLIRPREEPIRDIVKSFP